A single genomic interval of Corylus avellana chromosome ca10, CavTom2PMs-1.0 harbors:
- the LOC132162969 gene encoding uncharacterized protein LOC132162969: protein MVISRLKARIIWQKISLRLLKEVVQTTRQKSGNGSVYGIPKDLWVGETVGHILWTCPFAVDVWTECMMSIQKCTSYDDSFVNIWLMLSKRMEEDGMQLVAVIARLIWLRRNKVIFSGEFQSPFVLYRMAQEQVVQFQRAGTSRCVQRVPQQTHDVQRWKKPPFGAVKFNWDAAVDKEGQKMGIGIIPRDHNGDIVAALVVMRMFITDPTTAEALAAWKLADLCVRMELDNVILEGDSMEVVQALRKEECTWGYYGTLINDAKLLLQCVQEWSVCHVMPKANEASHRLAKINLTLGEERLCTEDFPLYVRNTVLDDVFSD from the exons ATGGTGATTTCTCGGTTAAAAGCACGTATCATTTGGCAAAAGATCTCATTGAGGCTGCTAAAAGAAGTAGTTCAGACAACACGGCAAAAATCCGGCAATGGAAGTGTATATGGCATACCAAAGGACCTATG GGTTGGAGAAACGGTAGGCCATATTTTGTGGACTTGTCCATTTGCTGTGGATGTGTGGACAGAGTGTATGATGTCAATCCAGAAATGCACCTCATATGATGATTCTTTTGTTAATATTTGGCTGATGCTTAGTAAGCGTATGGAGGAAGATGGGATGCAATTAGTGGCGGTGATTGCACGTCTTATCTGGCTGCGTAGAAACAAAGTGATTTTTAGTGGTGAATTCCAATCTCCCTTTGTTCTGTACAGAATGGCCCAGGAACAAGTGGTGCAATTTCAGAGAGCTGGGACGAGTAGGTGTGTGCAACGTGTTCCCCAACAGACCCATGATGTACAGAGGTGGAAAAAGCCTCCGTTTGGTGCTGTCAAGTTCAACTGGGATGCTGCTGTTGATAAAGAGGGGCAAAAAATGGGGATTGGCATTATACCTCGTGATCACAATGGGGATATTGTTGCTGCTCTTGTGGTGATGAGAATGTTTATTACTGATCCAACAACTGCTGAAGCTTTAGCGGCATGGAAGTTGGCAGATCTGTGTGTGAGAATGGAGTTGGACAATGTTATATTAGAGGGGGATTCTATGGAAGTTGTTCAAGCTTTGAGAAAGGAGGAATGCACATGGGGCTATTATGGTACTTTGATTAATGATGCAAAGCTTTTGCTGCAGTGTGTCCAAGAGTGGAGTGTTTGTCATGTAATGCCTAAGGCTAATGAGGCATCCCATAGGCTTGCAAAGATAAATCTCACTCTGGGTGAGGAGCGATTATGCACTGAGGATTTTCCTTTGTATGTCCGAAATACTGTTCTCGATGATGTTTTTTCTGATTAA
- the LOC132162970 gene encoding uncharacterized protein LOC132162970: protein MKLISRNCRGHGNPWIVRDLCQMVKDKRPSILFLMETKSRQQKMEGLRVKFEFDGVFMVDLVGKSGGLALLWKDSDRLEIQNYTRRHINAVVKLPGRNISWKLTCFYGHPDASKRYESWVLLKHLQSFILEAWLCIGDFNEVVEQAEKVGGNIRRESQMAQFRQGLFSAGEVSGVEDCLAALECRVSEEMNATLLRDFTMAKVELALKQMHPLKSLGPDGFSACFYQNSWSTVKVEVRLITDNVLVAFEAMHIMDSRMKGREGYMALKLDISKAYDRVELDFLEEVMKKLGYEKYLGLPALVGRSCVGAFSAIKGRIWDRIHGWKEKFLSQAGKEVLLKAVIQAISTYTMSVFQLPKTLCKEINAMMSKFWWGHKDNDARIAWMSWERLGMGKEKGGLGYRDLESFNLALLAKQAWRLLQNPNSMVARVFGEKYYPRGTFLESRLGNRPSFAWHSIWNSMKLLNQGLMWRVRDDSSIKIWQDRWILVPSTYAIQSPVSTLHSESNVCELVDVTTRWWNIPLIQEIFMREEADIICWMPICPGKQCDKRV from the exons ATGAAACTCATAAGTAGGAACTGTCGAGGGCATGGGAACCCCTGGATAGTTCGTGATCTTTGCCAAATGGTGAAGGATAAGAGACCCTCTATCTTGTTTCTCATGGAAACAAAGAGTAGACAACAAAAGATGGAAGGATTAAGAGTGAAGTTCGAATTCGATGGAGTATTTATGGTGGATCTGGTGGGGAAGAGTGGTGGTTTAGCGCTGTTATGGAAGGATTCAGATCGGCTGGAAATACAAAACTACACTCGAAGACATATCAATGCGGTGGTTAAACTCCCTGGACGTAATATTTCTTGGAAACTAACATGTTTTTATGGTCATCCGGATGCTTCTAAACGATATGAATCGTGGGTTTTGCTTAAGCATCTTCAATCTTTTATTTTGGAGGCATGGCTGTGTATTGGTGACTTCAACGAGGTGGTTGAGCAAGCTGAAAAGGTTGGTGGAAATATACGAAGAGAAAGTCAGATGGCTCAATTTCGCCAA GGGTTGTTTTCGGCTGGGGAAGTATCAGGGGTAGAAGATTGTTTGGCTGCTTTGGAGTGTAGAGTTTCGGAAGAGATGAATGCAACTTTGTTACGTGATTTTACAATGGCAAAAGTGGAGCTAGCACTTAAACAGATGCATCCTCTCAAATCCCTTGGGCCAGATGGTTTCTCAGCATGTTTTTACCAAAACTCATGGTCTACGGTGAAAGTAGAG GTGAGGTTAATTACGGATAATGTTCTTGTGGCGTTTGAGGCGATGCACATTATGGATAGTAGGATGAAGGGGAGGGAAGGTTACATGGCTTTAAAGCTCGATATAAGCAAGGCCTATGACAGAGTTGAGTTGGATTTTTTAGAGGAAGTGATGAAAAAATTGGG GTATGAGAAGTATCTTGGGCTTCCAGCTTTAGTGGGGAGATCATGTGTTGGGGCTTTTTCAGCTATCAAAGGGCGTATATGGGATCGTATTCATGGGTGGAAGGAAAAATTCCTTTCACAAGCTGGGAAAGAGGTCCTTTTAAAAGCTGTTATTCAGGCGATTTCCACTTATACGATGAGCGTTTTTCAGCTACCAAAAACTTTGTGTAAAGAAATTAATGCAATGATGTCcaagttttggtgggggcataaggatAACGATGCTCGAAtagcttggatgagttgggaaagatTGGGTATGGGCAAGGAAAAAGGTGGGTTGGGATATAGAGATTTGGAGAGTTTTAATTTGGCTTTGTTGGCTAAACAAGCTTGGCGACTTCTTCAAAATCCAAATTCGATGGTGGCTAGAGTCTTTGGGGAGAAGTATTATCCGAGGGGAACATTCCTCGAGTCCAGGTTGGGGAATCGACCCTCCTTTGCATGGCATAGTATCTGGAATTCTATGAAGCTGCTGAACCAAGGGCTGATGTGGAGGGTAAGAGACGATTCTTCAATCAAGATTTGGCAAGATCGTTGGATACTGGTGCCATCAACCTATGCTATACAGTCCCCAGTGAGCACCTTACATAGTGAATCAAATGTTTGTGAGCTTGTTGATGTTACAACTAGGTGGTGGAATATACCACTCATTCAGGAGATTTTTATGAGGGAGGAGGCAGACATTATTTGTTGGATGCCAATCTGCCCAGGGAAACAATGTGATAAAAGGGTTTAG